From a region of the Syngnathus typhle isolate RoL2023-S1 ecotype Sweden linkage group LG12, RoL_Styp_1.0, whole genome shotgun sequence genome:
- the LOC133163024 gene encoding nucleus accumbens-associated protein 2, producing the protein MSQLLHVEIPNFGATVLGSLNEQRLLGHYCDVSILVKGQAFKAHRAVLAASSLYFRDLFSTSTKTQFELPSSVTPACFEQILSFCYTGKLTMAASEQLVVMYTAGYLQIQHIVERGMDLMFKANSPHCDSQTAGNLEETGSEPQSPCNGSGLAVAALLANTGWSPSLLMPPRKIKLESGEPTPLTIATTQGKISSSELGSRLARASSLFYTTAGGTTIPGVPPYHLLGVGGGVAGGGATGERSSPGESSLPTTDSPTSYQNEDEEFEEEPFDGMVEDSFSHLYARPGNPYGMPDKTEMTGVPLALENRNCVLIRRDLVALPASLISQIGYRCHPKLYTEGDPGEKLELVAGTQVFMTRGQLMNCHLCAGIKHKVLLRRLLATFFDRNTLANSCGTGIRSSTSDPSRKPLDSRVLNAVKLYCQNFNPNFKESEMNVIAADMCTNARRVRKRWLPKIKSMLPDGMEVYRAGMAMGAAAPVAVGLNLGLGANPTQVALPFEADFKSFEQRLYPERKDPLRTHPALADGSPGSVAAATEPEGGGGVQEEEDEEETGLEATDTSANLISNGAEASACGDAPAEQEAFGQGLRVNGQ; encoded by the exons ATGTCGCAGCTCCTCCACGTGGAGATCCCAAACTTCGGAGCCACGGTGCTAGGCTCCCTGAATGAGCAGCGTTTGTTGGGACACTACTGCGATGTCTCCATCCTGGTCAAAG GTCAGGCATTCAAAGCCCACCGGGCAGTGCTGGCCGCCAGCAGCCTATACTTTCGTGACCTCTTCAGCACGTCGACCAAGACCCAGTTCGAGTTGCCCTCCTCAGTTACGCCGGCATGCTTTGAGCAGATCCTCTCATTCTGTTATACGGGTAAGCTGACCATGGCGGCAAGTGAGCAGCTGGTGGTCATGTACACAGCGGGCTACCTGCAGATCCAGCACATCGTGGAGCGCGGCATGGACCTGATGTTCAAGGCCAACTCGCCGCACTGCGATTCACAGACGGCCGGCAACTTGGAGGAGACGGGCTCGGAGCCACAGAGTCCGTGCAACGGCAGCGGCCTGGCTGTGGCCGCTCTCCTTGCGAACACTGGCTGGTCCCCGTCCCTCCTTATGCCGCCGCGCAAGATTAAGCTAGAGAGTGGCGAGCCCACACCCCTCACCATCGCAACCACCCAAGGCAAAATCTCCTCCTCTGAGTTGGGCAGCCGTCTAGCAAGGGCCAGTTCGCTCTTTTACACCACCGCGGGAGGGACCACCATTCCGGGCGTGCCCCCTTACCACCTTCTGGGGGTTGGGGGAGGCGTGGCCGGGGGCGGAGCCACAGGCGAGCGTTCAAGTCCCGGTGAATCCAGTTTGCCCACCACCGATAGTCCCACGTCGTACCAGAACGAGGATGAGGAGTTTGAGGAAGAGCCCTTTGACGGAATGGTGGAGGACAGCTTCAGTCACCTGTATGCACGTCCAGGCAACCCCTATGGCA TGCCGGACAAGACCGAGATGACGGGCGTGCCGCTGGCTTTGGAGAACCGCAACTGCGTGCTAATTCGACGGGACCTGGTGGCACTACCCGCTAGCCTCATCAGCCAGATTGGCTACCGATGTCACCCTAAACTCTACACAGAGGGAGACCCCGGGGAGAAGCTGGAACTGGTTGCCG GTACACAGGTGTTCATGACTCGAGGTCAGCTGATGAACTGTCATCTTTGCGCCGGAATCAAACACAAGGTCTTGCTGCGGCGTCTGTTGGCGACATTCTTTGATCG AAACACACTAGCAAACAGCTGTGGGACTGGTATCCGCTCCTCCACCAGTGACCCCAGCAGGAAACCCCTGGACAGCAGGGTCCTCAACGCTGTCAAAC TGTACTGTCAAAACTTCAACCCTAACTTCAAGGAGAGCGAAATGAATGTGATTGCTGCTGACATGTGCACCAACGCACGGCGCGTCCGCAAGCGCTGGCTGCCTAAAATCAAGTCCATGCTGCCCGACGGCATGGAGGTGTACCGCGCCGGCATGGCCatgggcgccgccgcccccgtggCCGTGGGTCTGAACCTGGGCCTGGGCGCCAACCCGACACAAGTTGCGCTCCCCTTCGAGGCCGACTTCAAGAGCTTTGAGCAGAGGCTGTATCCGGAGCGCAAAGACCCCCTGAGGACTCATCCGGCGCTGGCCGACGGCAGCCCGGGCTCAGTGGCGGCGGCTACCGAGCCCGAGGGCGGAGGAGGGgtccaggaggaggaggatgaggaagaaACGGGCTTGGAGGCCACCGACACCTCCGCAAATCTGATCTCCAACGGCGCCGAGGCGTCCGCTTGCGGCGACGCGCCGGCCGAGCAAGAAGCTTTCGGGCAAGGTCTGAGAGTAAACGGACAGTGA
- the LOC133163026 gene encoding LOW QUALITY PROTEIN: transmembrane protein 250 (The sequence of the model RefSeq protein was modified relative to this genomic sequence to represent the inferred CDS: deleted 1 base in 1 codon), with protein sequence MPVIPIPRRVRSFHGPHTTCMHSACGPAHTTKLVRSKYNNFELYVRSRCIYSFLRFLLYFGCSLLTSLLWVALSALFLAQYIGVRVLLRLQYKLSVILFLLGHRRLDFAAVNDLIIYSMQITMFMVGGLGWCFMVFVDM encoded by the exons ATGCCTGTGATCCCCATCCCTCGGCGGGTGCGCAGCTTTCATGGCCCCCACACCACCTGCATGCACTCAGCGTGCGGCCCGGCGCACACCACCAAGCTGGTGCGCAGCAAGTACAACAACTTTGAGCTTTACGTGCGCTCGCGCTGCATCTACAGCTTCCTGCGCTTCCTGCTCTACTTTGGCTGCAGCCTGCTCACCTCTCTCCTGTGGGTGGCGCTGTCGGCGCTATTCCTCGCGCAGTATATAGGCGTGCGCGTCCTCCTGCGCCTGCAATACAAGCTGTCCGTCATCCTCTTCCTGCTTGGCCATCGGCGCTTGGACTTTGCCGCCGTCAACGACCTGATT ATTTACAGCATGCAGATCACCATGTTCATGGTGGGCGGGCTGGGATGGTGCTTCATGGTGTTTGTGGACATGTAG